The following coding sequences lie in one Halorussus halophilus genomic window:
- a CDS encoding ABC transporter substrate-binding protein translates to MAFGNEKQGDTPSALLFPNRRGLLKTLGVAGATGVAGVGSVGAQDTTTGQGTSGGGERQVQGDYVVGDATDAQTLNFIQISDVPSANRVGLALDSAYALTPPPESEVFPLWCDISTEDSQTYTVTVRDGLQWGGDYGQMTAEDWVYMIQNVFQAEDNWAGYSNQSDWMVGDQFIPVEQTGELEFEIQLPDVDPAFPQKPIMWGAFCMPRGLLEKYVPNKDIQGLQQDEEIQTLAYSGNLGPYNFERWRRESEFVATRNENYYMQDANDVPAAWQGAPYFNSWTYSVIPEESTRLSALQTGEITQSSIPESRVSQFEQNQSINVNVAPQPFNSLLIYNQRANGWEPFRDIEVRKALSFAVNKRAVVDNIMRGFGEVAHTFQPEFSRWFDDSEVVRSGVGDSYSPQMARNRLESALQGTDYSYDGDRLVNGNGEQVSLKLVWPVGTQTTRTTVEFIRQEYANIGINVTLQGVQFNTLLSKYAQNSYQGEGEPEYNAGPFNAGPRDQAVSEEQWDMQYGIIFNTYPRTPTSTRSFWTRESSTNYYGYVPETPTAPLYDQASSATDDAERQQLFARIFGILSEEQPCNFMNFSVDIDGYQQNVRGPIEEFGNGWDANTWYFAQG, encoded by the coding sequence ATGGCATTCGGTAACGAGAAACAAGGTGACACGCCGAGCGCACTTCTGTTTCCGAACCGCCGAGGCTTGCTGAAGACGTTGGGGGTCGCAGGGGCGACCGGAGTTGCGGGTGTGGGGAGCGTTGGGGCACAGGACACGACTACCGGGCAGGGAACGAGCGGAGGAGGTGAGCGACAGGTACAGGGCGACTACGTCGTCGGCGACGCGACGGACGCCCAGACGCTGAACTTCATCCAGATTTCCGACGTACCGTCGGCCAATCGGGTGGGGTTGGCACTCGACAGCGCGTACGCGCTGACACCGCCACCCGAATCCGAGGTGTTCCCGCTGTGGTGTGACATCTCGACGGAGGACAGCCAAACCTACACCGTCACCGTCAGAGACGGCTTGCAGTGGGGCGGCGACTACGGGCAGATGACCGCCGAAGACTGGGTGTACATGATTCAGAACGTCTTCCAAGCGGAGGACAACTGGGCGGGCTACTCGAACCAAAGCGACTGGATGGTCGGCGACCAATTCATTCCGGTCGAACAGACCGGCGAGTTAGAGTTCGAAATCCAACTGCCCGATGTGGACCCAGCGTTCCCACAGAAACCCATCATGTGGGGCGCGTTCTGCATGCCGAGAGGGCTACTGGAGAAGTACGTCCCGAACAAGGACATTCAAGGACTCCAGCAAGACGAGGAGATTCAGACGCTTGCGTACTCCGGAAATCTGGGGCCGTACAACTTCGAGCGCTGGCGGCGCGAGTCGGAGTTCGTCGCCACGCGCAACGAGAATTACTACATGCAAGACGCCAACGACGTGCCCGCAGCGTGGCAGGGCGCGCCGTACTTCAATAGTTGGACCTACTCGGTCATTCCAGAGGAGAGCACGCGCCTCTCGGCGCTCCAAACTGGCGAAATCACCCAATCGTCCATTCCGGAGAGTCGGGTCTCGCAGTTCGAGCAGAACCAGTCTATCAACGTCAACGTCGCGCCACAGCCGTTCAACTCGCTGTTAATCTACAACCAGCGCGCGAATGGATGGGAACCGTTCCGCGACATCGAGGTCCGGAAGGCGCTGTCGTTCGCCGTCAACAAGCGAGCGGTCGTAGACAACATCATGCGGGGCTTCGGCGAAGTCGCACACACCTTCCAACCAGAGTTCTCGCGCTGGTTCGACGATTCGGAAGTCGTCCGAAGCGGCGTCGGCGACAGCTACAGTCCGCAGATGGCCCGCAATCGACTCGAAAGTGCCCTTCAGGGAACCGACTACAGCTACGACGGGGACCGACTCGTCAACGGGAACGGCGAGCAGGTGAGCCTGAAACTCGTCTGGCCTGTCGGCACGCAGACGACCCGCACTACTGTCGAATTCATCAGGCAGGAGTACGCCAACATCGGCATCAACGTCACGCTCCAAGGGGTGCAGTTCAACACCTTGCTGAGCAAGTACGCGCAGAACTCCTATCAGGGCGAGGGCGAACCGGAGTACAACGCCGGGCCGTTCAACGCTGGACCGCGTGACCAGGCCGTCAGCGAAGAGCAGTGGGACATGCAGTACGGCATCATCTTCAACACGTACCCCAGAACGCCGACCTCGACGCGGTCGTTCTGGACCCGAGAGTCCTCGACCAACTACTACGGCTACGTGCCGGAGACGCCCACCGCGCCGCTGTACGACCAAGCGTCGAGTGCGACCGACGACGCGGAGCGCCAGCAGTTGTTCGCGCGCATCTTCGGCATCCTGAGCGAGGAACAGCCGTGTAACTTCATGAACTTCAGCGTGGACATCGACGGCTACCAGCAGAACGTCAGGGGGCCGATAGAGGAGTTCGGCAACGGGTGGGACGCGAACACGTGGTACTTCGCGCAGGGGTGA
- a CDS encoding ABC transporter permease yields the protein MRWYVARRLAWAVLATFVILTITFVLLEVTPDAQAATIQFEAAQGGGDAESAREAYERRRGLDAPLWERYSTFMLNVFTLDWGWSDTRSQPVVDAILAAYPYSLMYGIPAVVISTVVGIAIGLYSATHQYTKADYAGTFVAFFGISIPNFWFGIILLLVFAVELGWVPVLFDANAPVFSARNVKQLILPVFVLTTAAIASEMRYARAEALEYVNAEFVKTAKAKGATDNRVLTRHILRPALVPLSTILVGDLLGLILTTSYLVEIVFGIPGLGRLSLDAIFNQDTALVLGTTFIPVFIAVIGNLLQDIAYTVLDPRIDYGDR from the coding sequence ATGCGCTGGTACGTCGCCCGGCGACTGGCGTGGGCGGTCCTCGCCACGTTCGTTATCCTGACCATCACGTTCGTCCTACTGGAGGTGACGCCGGACGCGCAGGCCGCGACGATTCAGTTCGAGGCGGCCCAAGGCGGCGGCGACGCCGAATCGGCCAGAGAGGCCTACGAGCGTCGGCGCGGCCTCGACGCGCCGCTCTGGGAACGTTACTCGACGTTCATGCTAAACGTCTTCACGCTCGACTGGGGGTGGTCCGACACGCGCTCCCAACCGGTGGTAGACGCGATACTGGCGGCGTATCCGTACTCGCTGATGTACGGCATCCCTGCCGTCGTCATCTCGACAGTCGTGGGAATAGCCATCGGCTTGTACTCCGCGACGCACCAGTACACGAAGGCCGACTACGCGGGTACCTTCGTCGCCTTCTTCGGCATCTCGATTCCGAACTTCTGGTTCGGCATCATCCTCCTACTCGTGTTCGCCGTCGAGTTGGGGTGGGTGCCCGTGCTGTTCGACGCGAACGCGCCAGTGTTCTCGGCGCGAAACGTCAAACAGCTCATCTTACCGGTGTTCGTGCTGACGACTGCGGCCATCGCCAGCGAGATGCGCTACGCCCGCGCAGAGGCACTCGAATACGTCAACGCCGAGTTCGTCAAGACCGCGAAGGCGAAGGGTGCCACGGACAACCGCGTTCTGACGCGCCACATCCTCCGACCTGCGCTCGTCCCGCTCTCGACGATTCTCGTCGGTGACCTGCTCGGCCTCATCCTGACGACTTCGTACCTCGTGGAAATCGTCTTCGGCATTCCGGGGCTGGGTCGCCTGAGTTTGGACGCCATCTTCAATCAGGACACTGCGCTCGTGTTGGGGACGACGTTCATTCCCGTGTTCATCGCGGTCATCGGCAACCTGTTGCAGGACATCGCGTACACGGTGCTGGACCCGAGAATCGACTACGGTGATCGGTGA
- a CDS encoding ABC transporter permease, whose amino-acid sequence MATEPKSEVERFEDVDWDELGGVAVGRRTLGFLLALVGFFTVLAYDLFVVPDNQPTFPAFGWDVSAVDWLFGLTLLVLFVYGVVPLATNRRLTAHYWRQFRKNRAAVASLAFLLVIFVVGTVGTMFITPPQLNTLEAYQPPVFSSVSSSVPITCVGETVGGQCQGSWEHPLGTTGQGKDILKMVIFGMRVSMQVGLIATFIIIVLATTVGTTAAYLGGWVDELLMRYVDIQLTFPTFFLYLLLVYLFGGSLFLLIVIFGITGWGAIARLVRSEALQRSEEEFVQAARGAGASTPYVLWRHLVPNVSNTVITAATLTIPGLILAEAALSFLGLGDPTIPSWGRVIADGRGDLSTAWWISTIPGFFLFFTILAFNFLGDALRDSLDPRQEGGS is encoded by the coding sequence ATGGCGACCGAACCCAAATCCGAGGTGGAACGCTTCGAGGACGTGGACTGGGACGAACTCGGCGGGGTCGCCGTCGGCCGCCGAACTCTCGGGTTCCTCCTCGCCCTCGTCGGCTTCTTCACCGTGCTCGCCTACGACCTGTTCGTCGTGCCGGACAATCAGCCGACGTTTCCAGCATTTGGGTGGGACGTGTCGGCCGTCGATTGGCTCTTCGGGCTGACGCTGCTCGTCTTGTTCGTCTACGGTGTCGTTCCGCTCGCGACGAATCGCCGACTCACGGCGCACTACTGGCGGCAGTTCCGCAAGAACCGGGCGGCAGTCGCCAGCCTCGCGTTCCTGCTCGTCATCTTCGTCGTCGGCACCGTCGGGACGATGTTCATCACACCGCCGCAACTCAACACCTTGGAGGCCTATCAGCCGCCTGTCTTCTCGTCAGTCTCGTCGTCGGTTCCCATCACCTGCGTCGGCGAGACGGTCGGCGGCCAGTGTCAGGGGTCGTGGGAACACCCGCTCGGCACGACTGGCCAAGGAAAAGACATCCTGAAGATGGTCATCTTCGGCATGCGGGTCAGCATGCAGGTTGGCCTCATCGCGACCTTCATCATCATCGTACTTGCGACGACAGTCGGCACCACCGCGGCGTACCTCGGCGGGTGGGTGGACGAACTGTTGATGCGCTACGTGGACATCCAACTGACGTTTCCGACGTTCTTCCTCTACCTCCTGCTGGTCTACCTCTTCGGCGGGAGCCTCTTTTTGCTCATCGTCATCTTTGGTATCACGGGCTGGGGAGCCATCGCCCGTCTCGTCCGGAGCGAGGCACTCCAGCGAAGCGAAGAGGAGTTCGTGCAGGCCGCGAGAGGCGCGGGCGCTTCGACGCCGTACGTCCTCTGGCGACATCTCGTGCCGAACGTCTCGAACACGGTCATCACGGCCGCCACGCTGACCATTCCGGGTCTCATTCTCGCCGAAGCGGCGCTCTCTTTCTTGGGACTCGGCGACCCGACGATTCCGTCGTGGGGTCGCGTCATCGCCGACGGTCGGGGCGACCTCTCGACCGCGTGGTGGATTTCGACGATTCCGGGTTTCTTCCTGTTTTTCACGATTCTGGCGTTCAATTTCTTGGGGGATGCCCTGCGCGACTCGCTGGACCCCAGACAGGAGGGCGGTAGCTGA